Proteins encoded by one window of Streptomyces sp. LX-29:
- the recQ gene encoding DNA helicase RecQ: MTSRDLDPVSEAVPETSDAALRVLRRVFGYDSFRGDQQEIIEQVIAGGDALVLMPTGGGKSLCYQIPALVRGGVGVVISPLIALMQDQVDALRALGVRAGFLNSTQDLDERRLVEAEFLAGELDLLYLAPERLRVESTLALLDRGTIALFAIDEAHCVAQWGHDFRPDYLALSALHERWPTVPRIALTATATEATHTEIASRLQLQDARHFVASFDRPNIQYRITPKQEPKRQLLELLRTEHPGDAGIVYCLSRASVEKTAAWLVEHGVEALPYHAGLDAATRAEHQARFLREDGLVMVATIAFGMGIDKPDVRFVAHLDLPKSVEGYYQETGRAGRDGLPSTAWLAYGLQDVVQQRKMIDTSEGDEAHRRRLASHLDAMLALCETVECRRVQLLGYFGEKSEACGNCDTCLTPPESWDGTVPAQKLLSTVVRLKRERNQKFGAGQIIDILLGKKTAKVIQFDHDALSVFGIGTELREGEWRGVVRQLLAAGLLAVEGDYGTLVLTDASAEVLRGRRQVPMRREPEKAARAGRDRADKATKGRKAAPVDLPEEALPVFEQLRAWRAATAKEQGVPAYVIFHDATLREIAIAGPSSLAELGTVSGVGESKLTKYGQAILDLLGELG, encoded by the coding sequence GTGACTTCCCGCGATCTCGACCCCGTTTCCGAGGCCGTTCCCGAGACCAGCGACGCCGCCCTGCGCGTGCTGCGCCGCGTCTTCGGCTACGACTCGTTCCGAGGCGATCAGCAGGAGATCATCGAGCAGGTGATAGCCGGCGGGGACGCCCTGGTCTTGATGCCGACCGGTGGCGGCAAGTCGCTCTGCTACCAGATCCCCGCCTTGGTGCGCGGCGGCGTCGGCGTCGTCATCTCCCCGCTCATCGCGCTCATGCAGGACCAGGTGGACGCGCTGCGGGCGCTCGGCGTGCGGGCGGGCTTCCTCAACTCCACCCAGGACCTGGACGAGCGACGGCTGGTCGAGGCCGAGTTCCTCGCCGGCGAGCTGGACCTGCTCTATCTGGCGCCGGAGCGGCTGCGCGTCGAGTCCACCCTGGCGCTCCTGGACCGGGGCACCATCGCGCTGTTCGCGATCGACGAGGCGCACTGCGTGGCCCAGTGGGGCCACGACTTCCGGCCGGACTACCTGGCGCTGTCCGCGCTGCACGAGCGCTGGCCGACCGTGCCCCGGATCGCGCTGACCGCGACCGCCACCGAGGCCACCCACACCGAGATCGCCTCCCGGCTCCAGCTTCAGGACGCGCGCCACTTCGTGGCCAGCTTCGACCGGCCGAACATCCAGTACCGCATCACGCCCAAGCAGGAGCCCAAGCGGCAGCTGCTGGAGCTGCTGCGCACCGAGCACCCCGGCGACGCCGGGATCGTCTACTGCCTCTCCCGCGCGTCGGTGGAGAAGACCGCCGCCTGGCTGGTGGAGCACGGCGTGGAGGCGCTCCCGTACCACGCCGGGCTGGACGCGGCCACGCGCGCCGAGCACCAGGCCCGCTTCCTGCGCGAGGACGGCCTGGTGATGGTCGCCACGATCGCCTTCGGCATGGGCATCGACAAGCCCGATGTGCGTTTCGTCGCCCATCTCGACCTCCCCAAGTCGGTGGAGGGCTACTACCAGGAGACCGGCCGCGCGGGGCGCGACGGACTGCCGTCCACCGCCTGGCTGGCGTACGGGCTCCAGGACGTGGTGCAGCAGCGCAAGATGATCGACACCTCCGAGGGGGACGAGGCCCACCGGCGCCGTCTCGCCTCGCACCTGGACGCCATGCTCGCGCTGTGCGAGACGGTGGAGTGTCGCCGCGTCCAACTGCTGGGCTACTTCGGCGAGAAGAGCGAGGCCTGCGGCAACTGCGACACCTGCCTCACCCCGCCCGAGTCCTGGGACGGCACGGTCCCCGCGCAGAAGCTGTTGTCGACCGTGGTCCGGCTCAAGCGGGAGCGGAACCAGAAGTTCGGCGCGGGCCAGATCATCGACATCCTGCTCGGCAAGAAGACCGCCAAGGTCATCCAGTTCGACCATGACGCGCTGAGCGTGTTCGGCATCGGCACCGAGCTGCGCGAGGGCGAGTGGCGCGGCGTCGTGCGCCAGCTGCTGGCGGCCGGCCTGCTCGCCGTGGAGGGTGACTACGGCACGCTGGTGCTCACCGACGCCAGTGCCGAGGTGCTGCGCGGCCGGCGCCAGGTGCCGATGCGGCGCGAGCCGGAGAAGGCCGCCCGCGCGGGGCGCGACCGGGCCGACAAGGCGACCAAGGGCCGCAAGGCCGCCCCCGTGGACCTGCCCGAGGAGGCGCTGCCGGTCTTCGAGCAGCTGCGCGCGTGGCGCGCGGCCACGGCCAAGGAGCAGGGCGTTCCCGCGTACGTCATCTTCCACGACGCGACGCTGCGCGAGATCGCCATCGCAGGGCCCTCCTCGCTGGCCGAACTGGGCACGGTGAGCGGCGTCGGCGAGAGCAAGCTGACCAAGTACGGGCAGGCGATATTGGACCTGCTGGGGGAGCTCGGCTAG
- a CDS encoding IS481 family transposase produces MPHRNAPLTETGRLRLARCVVEDGWPLRRAAERFQVSPTTAQRWADRYRRLGEAGLADRSSRPHHSPRRTPTRTERRIIKVRLLRRWGPARIAHFLHLVPSTVHRVLTRYHLARLAHLDRATGRVVRRYERDRPGELVHVDIKKLGNIPDGGGHKVHGRAQGGRNSSAHRDPARPRTRHGRPNLGYSYLHTAVDDHSRLAYSEIHSDEKKETATSFWQRAHAFFAQAGITVERVLTDNGSCYRSHHWRAALATAGIVHKRTRPYRPQTNGKVERFNRTLLEEWAYARTYRSERERRAAFGEWLHTYNHHRGHTALKGQPPASRVPNLTGQYS; encoded by the coding sequence GTGCCCCACCGTAATGCACCCCTGACCGAGACCGGACGCCTGCGTCTTGCCCGCTGTGTGGTCGAGGACGGCTGGCCGCTTCGACGGGCCGCCGAGCGCTTCCAGGTCTCGCCGACCACAGCCCAGCGGTGGGCCGACCGCTACCGCCGACTGGGCGAAGCCGGCCTGGCGGACCGCTCCAGCCGGCCCCACCACAGCCCCCGCCGCACTCCCACCCGCACCGAGCGACGGATCATCAAGGTCCGTTTGCTGCGCCGGTGGGGACCGGCCCGCATCGCGCACTTCCTGCACCTGGTGCCCTCCACCGTCCACCGCGTCCTCACCCGCTATCACCTGGCCCGCCTGGCCCACCTGGACCGGGCCACGGGCCGCGTGGTGCGGCGCTACGAGCGCGACCGGCCTGGAGAACTGGTCCACGTCGACATCAAGAAGCTGGGCAACATCCCCGACGGCGGCGGACACAAGGTCCACGGCAGAGCCCAGGGCGGTCGCAACAGCTCCGCACACCGCGACCCCGCACGGCCCCGCACCCGTCACGGCCGCCCCAACCTCGGCTACAGCTACCTGCACACAGCCGTCGACGACCACTCCCGCCTGGCCTACAGCGAGATCCACTCGGACGAGAAGAAAGAGACCGCCACCAGTTTCTGGCAGCGGGCCCACGCCTTCTTCGCCCAGGCCGGGATCACCGTCGAGCGGGTGCTGACCGACAACGGCTCCTGCTACCGCTCTCACCACTGGCGCGCTGCCCTGGCCACGGCTGGGATCGTCCACAAGCGCACCCGGCCCTACCGGCCGCAGACCAACGGCAAGGTCGAACGCTTCAACCGCACCCTGTTGGAGGAGTGGGCCTACGCCCGCACTTACCGCTCAGAGCGGGAACGACGCGCGGCCTTCGGCGAATGGCTACACACCTACAATCACCACCGCGGACACACCGCGCTGAAAGGCCAACCACCCGCCAGCCGCGTCCCCAACCTCACAGGGCAATACAGCTAG
- a CDS encoding FAD-dependent oxidoreductase gives MAITVSNHESTEGDDSRSRRSFLATAGAAGVVATAAQVPLSAPRATAATPRAGRSPRTVAIFGAGTAGLTAAHELAERGYRVTVYERKNALGGKARSMDVPGTGRGGRRPLPGEHGFRFFPGFYLNLPETLSRIPFPGNRDGCKDNLVDATEELFARSGGRPDLRFSFRSVEAPPSRLTPDALLQMLTGLLDTALRLPASEVVYFAQRLLVYLTSGERRRVEQWERTRWWEYIRAERMSADYQRLLAIGLTRNIVATKAEEASTHTVAHVLEAFLFSFLGRGNDGEPDRVLNAPTNEAWIDPWLRYLRAHGVRFETGSPLRELRYESGQITGAIVEDAATGARRAVTADYYVSALPVEHARGTWGPRLRAADPQLGRCDALQTDWMTGVQFYLRERTPIVHGHVNYLDSPWAITSISQAQMWPGRDFAADYGDGTAADCFSTIVSEWDQPGILYGKTAKQCTKEEIVKEVWAQIKAALNDSGRTVLRDDLVHSWFMDPAVEGLGGPRPTNDEQLLVHPAGTLHNRPTAHTAVPNLFLAGDYVVNDMDLATMEGANQTGRAAANALLKTDGSSAAPCTLQTLFQPPELAGLKRHDETRFRLGLPNAFDLG, from the coding sequence ATGGCCATCACCGTAAGCAATCACGAATCGACCGAGGGCGACGACTCCAGGAGTCGGCGGAGCTTTCTCGCGACGGCAGGAGCGGCAGGGGTGGTCGCGACCGCCGCCCAGGTCCCGCTCTCCGCGCCCCGGGCTACGGCCGCCACACCCCGCGCGGGCCGCTCCCCGCGTACGGTGGCAATCTTCGGGGCCGGCACCGCCGGGCTGACCGCGGCCCATGAACTGGCCGAGCGCGGCTACCGGGTCACCGTCTACGAGCGCAAGAACGCTCTCGGCGGCAAGGCGCGCAGCATGGATGTGCCCGGCACCGGGCGCGGCGGGCGCCGCCCGCTCCCCGGCGAGCACGGCTTCCGGTTCTTCCCCGGCTTCTACCTGAACCTCCCCGAGACGCTGAGCCGCATCCCCTTCCCCGGGAACCGCGACGGCTGCAAGGACAACCTCGTCGACGCGACCGAGGAGCTCTTCGCGCGCTCGGGCGGCCGCCCGGACCTGCGGTTCTCCTTCCGTTCCGTGGAGGCTCCGCCCTCCCGGCTCACCCCCGACGCCCTGCTCCAGATGCTCACCGGACTGCTGGACACCGCGCTCCGGCTGCCCGCCTCCGAGGTCGTCTACTTCGCCCAGCGGCTGCTCGTCTACCTGACCAGCGGTGAGCGGCGTCGCGTCGAGCAGTGGGAGCGGACCCGCTGGTGGGAGTACATCAGGGCCGAGCGGATGTCGGCGGACTACCAACGACTGCTGGCCATCGGGCTGACCCGCAACATCGTGGCCACCAAGGCGGAGGAGGCCAGCACCCACACGGTGGCGCACGTCCTCGAGGCGTTCCTCTTCTCCTTCCTCGGCCGCGGCAACGACGGCGAGCCCGACCGGGTGCTCAACGCACCGACCAACGAGGCGTGGATCGACCCCTGGCTGCGCTACCTGCGCGCGCACGGCGTGCGCTTCGAGACCGGCTCGCCCCTGCGCGAACTGCGCTACGAGAGCGGGCAGATCACCGGCGCGATCGTCGAGGACGCCGCGACCGGCGCCCGCCGCGCGGTCACCGCCGACTACTACGTGAGCGCCCTGCCGGTGGAGCACGCCCGCGGGACCTGGGGGCCGCGACTACGCGCCGCGGACCCGCAGTTGGGCCGCTGCGACGCACTGCAGACGGACTGGATGACCGGCGTCCAGTTCTATCTGCGCGAGCGCACCCCGATCGTGCACGGGCACGTCAACTACCTGGACTCCCCCTGGGCGATCACCTCCATCAGCCAGGCGCAGATGTGGCCCGGTCGCGACTTCGCCGCCGACTACGGCGACGGCACGGCGGCCGACTGCTTCTCGACCATCGTCTCGGAGTGGGACCAGCCCGGAATCCTGTACGGGAAGACGGCCAAGCAGTGCACCAAGGAGGAGATCGTCAAGGAGGTCTGGGCGCAGATCAAGGCCGCGCTGAACGACAGCGGCCGCACGGTGCTGCGCGACGACCTGGTCCACTCGTGGTTCATGGACCCGGCGGTGGAGGGCCTCGGTGGGCCGCGCCCGACCAATGACGAGCAGTTGCTGGTCCACCCGGCGGGCACCCTGCACAACCGCCCCACCGCGCACACCGCCGTCCCCAACCTCTTCCTCGCCGGCGACTACGTGGTCAACGACATGGACCTGGCCACCATGGAGGGCGCCAACCAGACGGGCCGCGCGGCAGCCAACGCGCTGCTGAAGACCGACGGGTCCAGCGCCGCGCCCTGCACCCTCCAGACCCTGTTCCAGCCCCCGGAGCTGGCCGGACTCAAGCGGCATGACGAGACCCGCTTCCGCCTGGGGCTGCCGAACGCCTTCGACCTCGGCTGA
- a CDS encoding MFS transporter has product MSDHAPRPPQASARRNAAVLLLFTAVTNLADGVTKIALPLLAARASGSPAQVTAVSLALTLPWLLVALHVGVLVDRFDRRRLLWLADGMRLSAIGVLLHAAATGRPGIWMLCGAAVVLGVAEVVALTAAAALVPALVPEDGRERANAWLAGAETVCNEFCGPFVGGLLLAAGAGVALGATWVAYLAASLVLLLLTGRFRAARGAVESGAGAGGGAEVMTGTVTAAETAAGTAAGTAAGTAAGTAAGTAAGTAAGTAAGTVAATGTATGSAAATGTATGSVAATGTVAGSVAVTGTATVHRQIVEGLRYLWRQRLLRTMSLILTALCACWGAWLALMPLHATETMALSSHEYGMLLSALGVGGLVGAVAVTHINRFFGRRRVMFADLVGTFAMMAVPAVSTELWAVAAAAFAGGLGGTLWSVNARTISQRIVPDAMLGRCNAVGRLFSWGAMPVGAGVVGLLAQGLGARAAFLVFAALVAVSVVPFLRVMTPAELDGGRARPAGDGVRGVPSAVSAPPR; this is encoded by the coding sequence ATGAGTGACCACGCGCCGCGCCCGCCGCAGGCGTCCGCCCGCCGCAACGCCGCCGTACTGCTGCTCTTCACCGCGGTCACCAACCTCGCGGACGGCGTCACCAAGATCGCCCTGCCGCTGCTGGCCGCCCGTGCCTCCGGCTCGCCGGCCCAGGTGACGGCCGTCTCACTGGCGTTGACGCTGCCCTGGCTGCTGGTCGCGCTCCATGTCGGCGTGCTCGTCGACCGATTCGACCGGAGGCGGCTGCTGTGGCTGGCCGACGGCATGCGGCTGTCGGCGATCGGGGTGCTGCTCCATGCCGCGGCGACCGGGCGGCCGGGCATCTGGATGCTGTGCGGGGCGGCGGTCGTGCTCGGTGTCGCCGAGGTCGTCGCGCTCACCGCGGCCGCCGCGCTGGTCCCCGCCCTGGTGCCGGAGGACGGGCGGGAGCGGGCCAACGCATGGCTGGCGGGAGCCGAGACGGTCTGCAACGAGTTCTGCGGCCCGTTCGTCGGCGGACTCCTGCTGGCCGCGGGCGCGGGGGTCGCGCTCGGTGCGACCTGGGTGGCCTACCTCGCTGCCTCGCTCGTCCTGCTGCTGCTCACCGGCCGTTTCCGCGCGGCGCGCGGCGCGGTCGAGTCGGGGGCGGGGGCCGGCGGCGGAGCCGAGGTCATGACCGGGACCGTGACCGCGGCTGAGACCGCGGCTGGGACCGCGGCTGGGACCGCGGCTGGGACCGCGGCTGGGACCGCGGCTGGGACCGCGGCTGGGACCGCGGCTGGGACCGCGGCTGGGACCGTGGCTGCGACGGGGACCGCGACCGGGTCTGCGGCCGCGACGGGGACCGCGACCGGGAGTGTGGCAGCGACCGGGACTGTGGCCGGGTCTGTGGCCGTGACCGGGACCGCGACCGTGCATCGTCAGATCGTCGAGGGGCTGCGCTATCTGTGGCGGCAGCGGCTGCTGCGCACGATGTCGCTCATCCTCACCGCGCTGTGTGCCTGTTGGGGCGCCTGGCTGGCGCTGATGCCGCTCCACGCCACCGAGACCATGGCGCTGAGCTCGCACGAGTACGGCATGCTGCTCAGCGCGCTCGGGGTGGGTGGGCTGGTGGGGGCGGTCGCCGTCACTCACATCAACCGGTTCTTCGGTCGTCGTCGGGTGATGTTCGCCGACCTGGTGGGTACCTTCGCGATGATGGCCGTGCCCGCCGTGAGCACCGAACTGTGGGCCGTCGCGGCGGCGGCCTTCGCGGGCGGCCTGGGCGGCACCCTCTGGTCGGTCAACGCCCGGACGATCAGCCAGCGGATCGTCCCCGACGCCATGCTCGGCCGCTGCAACGCGGTGGGGCGCCTGTTCAGCTGGGGGGCCATGCCGGTGGGCGCGGGGGTGGTGGGGCTGCTGGCGCAGGGGCTCGGCGCGCGGGCGGCGTTCCTCGTCTTCGCCGCCCTGGTGGCCGTCTCCGTCGTGCCGTTCCTGCGGGTCATGACGCCGGCCGAGCTCGACGGTGGTCGAGCCCGGCCGGCGGGGGACGGGGTGCGGGGCGTGCCGAGCGCGGTCAGCGCACCGCCACGGTGA
- a CDS encoding CGNR zinc finger domain-containing protein, whose product MLEAPASALLVEAFANTVDVEEGTDDLSTPAQLADWLWERGLTDRHRRVGADDHELCLRLRAGIREELGTHVGDGADAAVLAAADAALRELPVLVTVGGGASAPAPHLPPARQALARLAIAWAELIATGEAHRLKRCAEHSCAWAFWDVSKNRSRRWCSMRVCGNRTKARKHAAKQAAAAGADTPTASTRAATTEVRP is encoded by the coding sequence ATGCTGGAGGCCCCGGCCTCGGCCCTGCTGGTCGAGGCGTTCGCCAACACGGTCGATGTGGAAGAGGGGACCGACGACCTCTCCACGCCCGCACAGCTCGCCGACTGGCTGTGGGAGCGCGGGCTCACCGATCGCCACCGCCGGGTCGGCGCCGACGACCACGAGCTGTGCCTGCGGCTGCGCGCCGGGATCCGCGAGGAGCTCGGCACCCATGTCGGGGACGGCGCGGACGCGGCCGTCCTGGCGGCGGCCGACGCCGCGCTGCGCGAGCTTCCCGTCCTGGTGACGGTGGGCGGCGGCGCCTCCGCGCCCGCCCCCCATCTGCCGCCGGCGCGACAGGCCCTGGCCCGACTCGCCATCGCCTGGGCCGAGCTGATCGCCACCGGCGAGGCCCATCGCCTCAAGCGCTGCGCCGAGCACAGCTGCGCCTGGGCGTTCTGGGACGTGTCCAAAAATCGCAGCCGCCGCTGGTGTTCCATGCGGGTGTGCGGTAACCGCACCAAGGCTCGCAAGCACGCGGCCAAGCAGGCCGCTGCCGCCGGCGCCGACACCCCGACGGCGTCCACGCGGGCCGCGACCACGGAGGTACGCCCTTAG
- a CDS encoding MFS transporter has product MTTVDPTRAQESDSDKRGAAARIRVPGPRRPEVDDPTPAAADAGAAPQRAGRAGLLRRVVFHPVPAALILAALLHLLWVALLANSGGDLAAQDAWAEFALQHPDSAYNLAWYGGMHPVSYSIISPYLMAVLGVRTTMMIAGTISAGLLALLMVRSRVRRPMWPTLYGTFALICNAISGRVTFGLGTMFGLGAIAVIFAWPTRWRSQKYTHKILRALLAGVLAALSTMSSPVAGLFVGVVAAALWLSKRRPAGYALGVTPALVVGLSSWLFPFSGTQPMGFASTILPVLTGVAVFTLVPKEWKTVRVGGALYVVGTLLTWLIPSQIGTNITRLGMIFGGVVLVAALPYYRRPARAELRTTVNGRKWLALVLAVVGVTTWQLVKTIDDIIHTTPAAAWNRELAPLIDQLDRVDADRGRVEVVPVRSHRESSALDDYVNLARGWNRQADLKRNPIFYDDEDAPLTAASYRAWLDRMAVHYVVLPADEPDTAARKETELIAGGLPYLHEVWSDANWKLFKVANPTPIADPPATVRRAGAEELVISVESPGPVLIRMQYSPWLALVDEDGDRIKPPSSEGDAPLVNRDGCLTRQVQEAEEGQPEDEWTVLHAPRPGLYRIGAPYELPRGTPCPDGLVE; this is encoded by the coding sequence GTGACGACCGTGGATCCGACGCGGGCCCAGGAGAGCGATAGCGACAAGCGTGGCGCCGCCGCGCGAATACGGGTACCCGGGCCGCGCCGGCCGGAGGTCGACGACCCGACTCCCGCCGCCGCCGACGCCGGGGCCGCACCCCAGCGCGCCGGCCGTGCGGGGCTGCTCCGGCGCGTAGTCTTCCATCCCGTGCCCGCCGCATTGATCCTCGCAGCGCTGCTGCACCTGCTGTGGGTCGCGCTGCTCGCCAACAGCGGCGGTGACCTGGCGGCGCAGGACGCGTGGGCGGAGTTCGCGCTCCAGCACCCGGACTCGGCGTACAACCTCGCCTGGTACGGCGGCATGCACCCGGTCTCCTACAGCATCATCTCGCCGTATCTGATGGCCGTCCTCGGCGTTCGTACGACGATGATGATCGCGGGCACCATCTCGGCGGGTCTGCTGGCCCTGCTGATGGTGCGCAGCCGGGTGCGCCGGCCGATGTGGCCCACGCTCTACGGGACCTTCGCGCTGATCTGCAACGCGATCTCGGGCCGGGTGACCTTCGGGCTGGGCACGATGTTCGGCCTCGGGGCCATCGCCGTGATCTTCGCGTGGCCCACCAGGTGGCGCTCGCAGAAGTACACGCACAAGATACTTCGGGCTCTGCTGGCCGGCGTGCTGGCGGCGCTGTCGACCATGTCCAGCCCGGTGGCGGGCCTGTTCGTGGGCGTGGTGGCGGCGGCGCTGTGGCTGTCCAAGCGGCGCCCCGCCGGGTACGCGCTGGGCGTCACCCCGGCGCTGGTGGTCGGCCTGTCGTCCTGGCTGTTCCCGTTCTCGGGCACGCAGCCGATGGGCTTCGCGTCGACGATACTTCCGGTGCTCACCGGCGTCGCGGTATTCACGCTGGTGCCCAAGGAGTGGAAGACGGTCCGGGTCGGTGGCGCGCTCTACGTCGTGGGCACCCTCCTCACCTGGCTGATCCCCTCCCAGATCGGCACCAACATCACCCGGCTCGGGATGATCTTCGGTGGCGTGGTGCTGGTCGCCGCGCTCCCCTACTACCGCAGGCCCGCCCGCGCGGAGCTGCGCACGACGGTGAACGGCCGCAAGTGGCTCGCGCTGGTGCTGGCGGTGGTCGGCGTGACCACCTGGCAACTGGTGAAGACCATCGACGACATCATCCACACCACGCCCGCCGCGGCCTGGAACCGGGAGCTGGCGCCGTTGATCGACCAACTGGACCGGGTCGACGCCGACCGCGGCCGGGTCGAGGTGGTCCCGGTGCGCAGCCACCGCGAGTCCTCCGCGCTCGACGACTACGTGAACCTCGCGCGCGGCTGGAACCGCCAGGCCGACCTGAAGCGGAACCCGATCTTCTACGACGACGAGGACGCCCCGCTCACGGCCGCCAGCTACCGGGCCTGGCTGGACCGCATGGCGGTGCACTACGTCGTGCTGCCCGCGGACGAGCCGGACACGGCGGCCAGGAAGGAGACCGAGCTCATCGCGGGCGGGCTGCCGTACCTCCACGAGGTCTGGTCCGACGCCAACTGGAAGCTCTTCAAGGTCGCCAATCCGACACCGATCGCCGACCCGCCGGCGACGGTGCGGCGTGCCGGCGCGGAGGAACTGGTCATCTCGGTCGAGTCGCCGGGACCGGTGCTCATCCGCATGCAGTACTCGCCGTGGCTGGCCCTGGTCGACGAAGACGGCGACCGGATCAAGCCGCCCAGCAGCGAGGGCGACGCCCCGCTCGTCAACCGCGACGGCTGTCTGACCCGGCAGGTCCAGGAGGCCGAGGAGGGGCAGCCGGAGGACGAGTGGACCGTGCTGCACGCCCCGCGCCCCGGCCTCTACCGCATCGGCGCCCCCTACGAGCTGCCGCGCGGCACGCCCTGCCCGGACGGGCTGGTGGAGTAG